In Deltaproteobacteria bacterium, one DNA window encodes the following:
- a CDS encoding M48 family metallopeptidase: MNFHAAQTLNRKRTIWLVIILTGLLVATAWVLNAWILGDFLAFFGGFGSGCGGTGGFSSLDHMPPELARQLGEGQGASCQPSSLPFILTPAGTAMAALLFAVGTASFSYYWGDRAVLYVSSARPANPAELKEKQFINVAEEMSIAAGLPLPTLWILPDTDLNAFATGRDPARSAIAVTEGLLDQLSRDELQAVVAHEMGHIRNRDTLLLLFVTCMLGVILLLTELMVRGARHRVAVSGGRGGKAAIWVAVATITIWFVGRFFARIAAMAVSREREYLADATSAELTRNPQALSSALQKIHASVEPTRLSHPATAPMFIDDPRGSKLNEKESRWAALMSTHPPIASRVRRLDAMAFARVKRERMDAGLDPLTGKSET; the protein is encoded by the coding sequence GTGAACTTTCACGCAGCCCAGACACTGAACCGCAAGCGTACGATCTGGCTGGTCATCATTCTGACCGGGCTGCTTGTGGCCACAGCCTGGGTCTTGAATGCCTGGATACTGGGTGATTTCTTAGCTTTCTTTGGTGGCTTTGGTTCGGGATGTGGTGGCACTGGCGGTTTCAGTTCGCTCGATCACATGCCGCCGGAACTGGCACGTCAACTCGGTGAAGGACAGGGGGCTTCATGCCAGCCCTCCAGCCTGCCGTTCATCCTGACGCCTGCAGGGACGGCGATGGCCGCCCTCCTTTTTGCCGTGGGCACTGCCAGCTTCAGTTACTACTGGGGGGACCGGGCCGTCCTGTATGTTTCCAGTGCACGGCCAGCAAACCCCGCAGAACTCAAGGAAAAGCAGTTCATCAACGTCGCCGAGGAAATGTCCATTGCCGCCGGCCTCCCCCTGCCTACCCTATGGATCTTGCCGGATACCGATCTCAATGCATTTGCAACCGGACGTGATCCCGCACGGTCCGCTATCGCCGTGACCGAGGGGCTTCTAGACCAGCTGAGCCGTGACGAACTGCAGGCCGTGGTCGCCCACGAAATGGGCCATATACGGAACCGTGACACCCTGCTGCTTCTGTTCGTTACCTGCATGCTGGGAGTCATTCTTCTCCTGACCGAACTCATGGTACGTGGAGCCCGCCACCGGGTGGCGGTTTCGGGCGGACGGGGAGGCAAGGCGGCCATCTGGGTGGCGGTGGCCACCATCACCATCTGGTTTGTGGGGAGATTCTTTGCGCGGATCGCTGCCATGGCAGTCTCCCGGGAACGCGAGTACCTGGCAGATGCCACTTCTGCCGAACTGACACGCAATCCGCAGGCCCTTTCCAGCGCTTTGCAGAAAATCCATGCCTCAGTTGAACCCACCCGGCTGTCGCATCCGGCCACCGCGCCGATGTTTATTGACGATCCCCGTGGATCAAAACTGAATGAAAAGGAGTCGCGCTGGGCCGCCCTCATGTCAACCCATCCGCCTATCGCCAGCAGGGTCCGGCGTCTCGATGCAATGGCATTCGCACGGGTCAAGCGTGAACGGATGGATGCGGGGCTTGATCCCTTGACGGGAAAGTCCGAAACCTGA
- the rnpA gene encoding ribonuclease P protein component: MISHRFPKAARISRSGEFEAIWKAGKRQRIGSLEARYEPGQRPQLGIAVDRRTGNAAVRNRLKRWIREHFRTHPDLFSQPWRLVLVVRRDMPRASLTRDFDRLWARCK; the protein is encoded by the coding sequence ATGATTTCGCACCGGTTTCCCAAAGCGGCCCGGATATCACGCTCAGGCGAGTTCGAGGCCATCTGGAAAGCAGGCAAACGGCAGCGGATAGGTTCACTGGAAGCCCGTTACGAACCAGGCCAGCGGCCACAACTGGGAATCGCCGTTGACCGCCGGACCGGTAACGCGGCAGTCAGAAACCGCCTCAAACGATGGATACGAGAGCACTTCAGAACACATCCCGACCTGTTCAGCCAGCCCTGGCGGCTGGTTCTGGTAGTCCGCAGGGACATGCCGAGGGCATCGCTCACAAGAGATTTCGACCGGTTATGGGCGCGGTGCAAATAG
- a CDS encoding KH domain-containing protein: MSNEYQEFRGKNLNEILERIGNLWNCTLNGIDYELVREGSRGVMGLGARDVVIRARRIEPLDDDASQEERASGAPTPSEPKDFSPQPDGNTRRQDRGRGRGRERGNERGNDWGNERPPRRDAQNIRNDRPPRDERDEERPQQPERKYVRPEVTPLPAEALEKAKQVAERLARYLAPETTIEIRPGNVLELISENGALLIGRHGQTLDAIQYLVNKISSRGVELPADTYIIVDTEGYRERREQALFRLAIRLAQKARQSGRLQSVEPMPAHERRIIHVTLQDEPEVRTESLGDGDLKRVVVVPARRAGGSDRGPGPQGPGRNRGNRRRRGRGRGPRPSGGSPSGE, from the coding sequence ATGAGCAACGAATACCAGGAATTCCGGGGCAAGAATCTGAATGAAATTCTCGAACGTATCGGGAATCTCTGGAACTGTACGCTGAATGGAATTGACTACGAACTTGTACGTGAAGGATCCCGGGGCGTCATGGGACTCGGCGCCCGCGACGTAGTGATCCGCGCCCGCCGGATCGAACCGCTGGATGACGATGCCTCGCAGGAAGAACGTGCCAGCGGCGCCCCCACGCCAAGCGAACCAAAGGATTTTTCACCGCAACCGGACGGGAATACACGGCGTCAGGACCGTGGACGCGGACGCGGCCGGGAACGGGGCAACGAGCGCGGAAATGACTGGGGCAATGAGCGCCCTCCCCGCCGTGATGCACAGAATATCCGCAACGACCGTCCTCCCCGTGATGAGCGCGACGAAGAGCGGCCCCAGCAGCCGGAGCGGAAATACGTGCGTCCGGAGGTCACTCCTCTTCCTGCCGAAGCCCTTGAAAAGGCGAAGCAGGTGGCCGAGCGGCTCGCCCGTTATCTCGCTCCGGAAACAACCATTGAAATCCGGCCGGGCAATGTCCTTGAGCTGATCAGCGAAAACGGCGCACTCCTTATCGGCCGGCACGGCCAGACCCTCGACGCCATCCAGTATCTCGTGAACAAGATATCCTCACGCGGCGTCGAGCTGCCGGCAGACACCTACATCATCGTGGATACCGAAGGGTACCGTGAACGCCGCGAACAGGCCTTGTTCAGACTGGCCATCCGGCTCGCCCAGAAGGCCCGCCAGTCAGGCCGGCTCCAGTCCGTTGAGCCCATGCCGGCCCATGAGCGCCGGATCATCCATGTGACGCTTCAGGACGAACCTGAAGTCCGGACGGAGAGCCTTGGGGACGGTGACCTGAAACGGGTTGTCGTGGTTCCCGCTCGCCGGGCGGGCGGTAGCGACCGGGGACCGGGTCCGCAGGGACCTGGCCGCAATCGGGGCAACCGCCGCCGGCGCGGACGTGGCCGGGGCCCGCGTCCATCAGGTGGAAGTCCCAGCGGCGAATAG
- the rpmH gene encoding 50S ribosomal protein L34: MKRTYQPHNRRRARNHGYRARAATASGRKILKNRRTKGRKRLAVRIASK; encoded by the coding sequence ATGAAACGTACGTATCAGCCTCATAATCGCCGTCGTGCCCGCAACCACGGTTACCGGGCCCGTGCAGCGACAGCTAGCGGCCGCAAGATCCTGAAAAATCGCCGGACCAAGGGCCGCAAGCGGCTCGCCGTGCGTATTGCCAGCAAATAG
- a CDS encoding LemA family protein has translation MGLMVTVLIIAFPLIIGIVIFNSLVALRAQARNGWAQIDVQLKRRADLVPNLVESVKGAMSHERETLENVVRLRNQAVALQKDGDTPERIQAEGALSTALGRLFALMENYPDIKATQNIAALQEELTSTENRIGFARQHYNDVATSFNARIEQIPANIVASIAGMTGFPLWAIEDAADRAAPRVALR, from the coding sequence ATGGGACTCATGGTCACCGTCCTGATTATTGCCTTTCCACTCATCATTGGAATCGTCATTTTCAATTCGCTGGTTGCCCTCCGGGCACAGGCACGTAACGGATGGGCCCAGATCGACGTCCAGCTGAAGCGCCGGGCAGATCTCGTTCCCAATCTCGTGGAAAGCGTCAAAGGCGCCATGAGCCATGAACGGGAGACGCTGGAGAATGTGGTCCGGCTCCGGAATCAGGCGGTCGCTCTCCAGAAAGACGGTGACACTCCCGAACGGATACAGGCCGAAGGTGCCCTCTCGACAGCGCTTGGACGATTGTTCGCGCTCATGGAAAACTATCCCGACATCAAGGCAACCCAGAATATCGCCGCCCTTCAGGAAGAGCTCACCAGCACCGAAAACCGGATCGGCTTCGCACGCCAGCACTATAACGACGTCGCCACCAGCTTTAACGCCCGGATAGAGCAGATACCGGCCAATATTGTGGCCTCAATAGCCGGCATGACAGGTTTTCCACTCTGGGCGATTGAAGACGCGGCCGACCGCGCCGCGCCCAGGGTTGCGCTCAGGTGA
- a CDS encoding PD40 domain-containing protein: MSNTCFRLAVPFLAIPLAVVILSCSRAVAQEVELFEPPDTSVPWIELRGERVWVYVPERDEAQGREVLARAERSARLVAERFNWIPSAPVRLVVNDISDDPNGFAVPFPYPQVQIFLSAPREGEYLSGYDDWIDLLVRHELTHIHHLDRTEGWASIPRFLFGNAPGLGSPGASVPVFVIEGLAVWQESKPDNANAGRIGRVVDPLARGLIRAAALRNALPQPDEVSVLGVPYPGGLGPYLYGAAFIDYLDRTCPEGAVEEMVVRHSRKLVPFLIEQSISQVCGRGFRELWDAWHRELRAEAASAAASKRPPSTPLPIMNLEGHLTGLRWLRQGIMVRGLDPDRGLRTWYLDPDTGSEIDSDSMEMRYPGRFRSVVQPPEAGGAWLIERVVHPRPGVHLSSLFRWTGEKLEPFEGGLRGFEAAVHPGGNRWAFVRNRPPVTELLVGDGTSEPVVVRAAESGVVWSSPSFSPDGKHLIAARRRAGVVQLVLMEATAFEEQAVLGFTGARNIQPVFLPNGWIVFSSDVSGVFNVYVVDPQSGETGQLTDAVGGALDPAVSPDGSRVAYREYLGRGEGVSVVRVEDAMPVPGHHYRTGAPLPLPPVVPVANVEPRPYSPWPMFLPRFWLPLWAQTPNDFLVGGFTGGQDILRRGFWSGTVYWGLNSEAPRAFFTAGGHRLPVPGRPLPYVQFSRDLVSFGRARVPRIGSGGSTIEEERDLWNDRVRVSGGFTTSAALSVAQVPFLEDARQGLSVSATAFYERRRDFDGALTALAASRPGVNPELFRALDLVGTRIVADYSSLQYSPQSPGPRKGINLSAAAEGVLKEAGSDRTGANVSVDGRVYLPVPFVSRQSIALRSAAGTSFKPRIMVRPFVLGGPIGEGPAVLTSGRIPLLRGYPDASFAGDRFLAFNAEYRWTLWRVHRGIRTLPLHLDSIRLIGFFDAGQAWDRGQFDTSRFSKGTGGEVWMDGRVLYYLPMRVRLSIAKGLDSGGETAFRVIIGSTF, encoded by the coding sequence GTGTCCAATACCTGCTTCCGCCTGGCCGTCCCGTTTCTGGCGATACCCTTGGCTGTTGTGATCCTGTCGTGCAGTCGTGCAGTGGCGCAGGAAGTCGAGCTTTTTGAGCCTCCCGATACATCCGTTCCGTGGATCGAGCTTCGGGGGGAGCGGGTCTGGGTTTATGTGCCTGAGCGCGATGAGGCCCAGGGCCGTGAAGTGCTGGCCCGTGCGGAACGCTCGGCCCGCCTTGTGGCCGAACGTTTCAACTGGATTCCTTCGGCACCGGTCCGGCTTGTAGTCAACGATATTAGCGACGATCCCAATGGGTTTGCCGTTCCGTTTCCCTATCCTCAGGTGCAGATATTCCTGTCCGCTCCCCGGGAAGGGGAGTATCTGTCTGGATATGACGACTGGATCGACCTGCTTGTCCGGCACGAACTGACCCATATTCACCATCTCGACCGGACGGAAGGTTGGGCAAGCATCCCCCGGTTCCTTTTTGGCAATGCCCCGGGACTCGGTTCTCCCGGGGCTTCCGTACCGGTGTTCGTCATTGAAGGACTGGCTGTATGGCAGGAATCAAAACCTGACAACGCCAATGCGGGCCGGATAGGTCGGGTGGTGGACCCGCTGGCGCGTGGCCTGATACGGGCGGCCGCACTGAGAAATGCCCTACCCCAGCCGGATGAGGTTTCCGTACTGGGCGTGCCATATCCCGGCGGACTGGGGCCCTATCTCTATGGCGCGGCATTCATTGATTACCTTGACAGGACCTGCCCTGAGGGGGCCGTGGAAGAGATGGTCGTCCGTCATTCCCGTAAACTGGTGCCGTTTCTCATTGAGCAGTCCATTTCGCAGGTCTGCGGGCGGGGATTCCGGGAACTATGGGATGCGTGGCATCGTGAACTTCGTGCCGAGGCGGCCAGTGCTGCTGCGAGCAAGCGTCCGCCGTCTACGCCTCTGCCAATAATGAATCTGGAAGGTCATCTGACAGGTCTTCGCTGGCTCCGGCAGGGGATCATGGTGCGCGGGCTGGATCCTGACCGGGGATTGCGTACCTGGTATCTGGATCCGGATACGGGCAGTGAAATCGATTCGGACAGCATGGAGATGCGGTATCCAGGCCGGTTCCGGAGCGTTGTGCAACCGCCTGAAGCGGGCGGCGCCTGGCTGATCGAGCGGGTGGTGCATCCACGTCCCGGCGTTCACCTGAGTTCCCTGTTCCGGTGGACGGGGGAGAAACTGGAGCCATTTGAAGGCGGCCTGCGAGGATTCGAAGCGGCCGTTCATCCCGGCGGAAACCGGTGGGCGTTCGTTCGGAACCGTCCGCCAGTCACGGAACTTCTGGTCGGTGATGGCACCAGTGAGCCGGTGGTCGTTCGCGCTGCCGAGTCCGGAGTAGTCTGGTCCTCACCATCGTTTTCACCAGATGGCAAACATCTCATAGCCGCCCGCCGGCGAGCAGGCGTGGTTCAGCTGGTTCTGATGGAGGCGACAGCCTTCGAGGAACAGGCAGTTCTCGGTTTTACCGGTGCCCGCAATATCCAGCCGGTATTCCTGCCTAACGGCTGGATCGTTTTTTCCAGTGACGTGAGCGGGGTATTCAACGTCTATGTGGTTGATCCGCAATCCGGAGAAACCGGCCAGCTGACAGATGCCGTGGGTGGTGCACTCGACCCAGCGGTTTCTCCAGACGGTAGCCGGGTCGCTTACCGGGAGTATCTGGGCCGTGGCGAGGGGGTTTCGGTAGTCAGGGTGGAGGATGCGATGCCGGTTCCCGGTCATCATTACCGGACCGGGGCGCCGTTACCCCTGCCTCCTGTTGTCCCCGTGGCGAACGTCGAACCCCGGCCTTACTCGCCGTGGCCGATGTTCCTGCCCCGTTTCTGGCTTCCGCTCTGGGCGCAGACCCCAAATGACTTTCTGGTGGGCGGGTTTACCGGCGGACAGGATATCCTTCGCCGGGGGTTTTGGTCCGGAACCGTATACTGGGGGCTGAACAGTGAAGCTCCACGGGCCTTTTTCACGGCGGGTGGGCACCGGTTGCCGGTCCCTGGACGCCCCCTGCCATACGTGCAGTTTTCCCGCGATCTTGTTTCTTTTGGGCGGGCGCGGGTTCCACGCATCGGCAGCGGAGGCAGCACGATTGAAGAGGAGCGCGATCTCTGGAACGACCGGGTTCGGGTTAGTGGCGGGTTTACCACAAGTGCGGCACTATCTGTGGCACAAGTGCCTTTTCTGGAGGATGCCCGTCAGGGGCTCTCTGTCTCGGCGACGGCTTTCTATGAACGCCGCCGTGATTTCGATGGTGCACTGACGGCCTTGGCAGCCTCGCGTCCGGGTGTGAACCCGGAACTGTTCCGTGCGCTTGATCTCGTCGGGACGCGGATCGTTGCCGACTATTCGTCCCTCCAGTATTCGCCACAAAGCCCCGGGCCGCGCAAGGGAATCAATCTGAGCGCGGCGGCTGAAGGCGTGCTGAAGGAGGCCGGTTCCGACCGGACTGGTGCGAATGTATCGGTTGATGGCCGGGTATATCTGCCAGTGCCGTTCGTTTCCCGGCAGTCGATTGCCCTTCGAAGCGCGGCAGGCACGAGTTTCAAGCCCAGAATCATGGTCCGGCCATTCGTACTGGGCGGACCGATAGGGGAGGGGCCCGCTGTGCTGACGAGCGGCCGGATACCGCTCCTTCGCGGATATCCTGATGCCAGCTTTGCCGGGGATCGTTTCCTGGCATTCAACGCTGAATACCGCTGGACACTCTGGCGGGTACACCGGGGAATCCGTACCTTGCCATTACATCTGGACAGTATCCGCCTGATCGGGTTCTTTGATGCCGGACAGGCATGGGATCGCGGGCAGTTCGACACCTCCCGGTTTTCCAAGGGGACGGGTGGTGAAGTCTGGATGGACGGCCGGGTGTTGTACTATCTGCCCATGCGTGTCAGGCTCTCGATTGCCAAAGGCCTCGATTCTGGCGGGGAAACGGCATTCCGGGTAATTATCGGCTCGACATTTTAG
- a CDS encoding peptidylprolyl isomerase, with amino-acid sequence MNAVFETSMGDFTIRLFDDKAPNTVANFVGLATGSKEWTDPKGQVQKNKPFYDGLVFHRVIDGFMLQGGCPEGSGRGGPGYRFADEFHPSLKHSKPGMLSMANAGPNTNGSQFFITVAPTAWLDGKHAIFGEVTDGLDVVMKISKTPTGPGDRPVTPVTISKVKIEK; translated from the coding sequence ATGAACGCAGTATTTGAGACATCGATGGGCGATTTCACCATCAGGCTTTTTGACGACAAGGCGCCCAATACCGTTGCGAATTTCGTTGGCTTGGCCACGGGCAGCAAGGAGTGGACCGATCCCAAGGGCCAGGTCCAGAAGAACAAGCCCTTTTATGATGGCCTCGTCTTTCATCGCGTGATTGACGGGTTCATGCTCCAGGGCGGTTGCCCGGAAGGCAGCGGACGGGGCGGTCCGGGCTACCGGTTTGCGGACGAGTTCCACCCGTCGCTCAAGCACTCCAAACCGGGAATGTTGTCCATGGCGAACGCGGGGCCGAATACAAATGGATCCCAGTTCTTCATTACGGTTGCACCGACCGCCTGGCTGGATGGCAAGCATGCGATATTCGGCGAGGTGACGGATGGCCTGGATGTCGTGATGAAGATATCCAAGACGCCAACTGGTCCCGGTGACCGGCCGGTCACACCGGTGACGATCAGCAAGGTCAAGATAGAGAAGTAA
- a CDS encoding PQQ-binding-like beta-propeller repeat protein: protein MRAILVFVAVIAAGGCAFVDGLSGIEVERAYRSRYSIDILWTAQLPVEQGLKVREMWLGVVPSDLQYHWFPAGEASEPLFAGEDLLVGTSSGVFRAYEAETGKRRWSVDPGIGPLAGRAGVAGETVVTGSLAGWVAGLDRKSGETRWKFQVNAPVNGRIVVHENRAFVPVVDGSLYAVDIEQGDVLWTLPGEALLDGRPTVRGAAGVTLTGFDQLVYGRWDARVVAVQASTGKVLWSRELAKRGIAGRGIDLYDTDFHMGNYLGSSYFTTASRLIGRIRDDDGIVLWQKDFKATSGAAVDPAAGIVAAGNQNGELKAWSLDGTERWLAEPFRFRPCGKWDYFKMFFIWSLDCNQRPDGIFGQPVVIEGLIAVPRSNGDIRFYDPETGQLVSTREARGALWGYLGSDLERGLLAVVDNKGTLYVIRVSRAGR, encoded by the coding sequence GTGCGCGCAATTCTGGTTTTCGTTGCTGTAATTGCTGCGGGTGGCTGCGCCTTTGTTGATGGCCTGAGCGGGATCGAAGTCGAGCGGGCGTACCGGTCTCGGTACAGTATTGACATTCTCTGGACCGCACAACTGCCGGTCGAACAGGGCCTGAAGGTCAGGGAAATGTGGCTTGGAGTCGTTCCGTCCGACCTTCAGTACCACTGGTTCCCGGCTGGAGAAGCGTCAGAACCACTTTTTGCCGGTGAGGATCTTCTGGTTGGGACATCCAGTGGTGTGTTCCGCGCATATGAAGCAGAGACGGGGAAGCGGAGATGGTCGGTGGATCCTGGCATTGGTCCGCTGGCGGGCCGGGCTGGCGTAGCCGGCGAGACGGTCGTGACAGGTTCACTGGCCGGCTGGGTCGCGGGGCTCGATCGCAAGTCGGGTGAAACCCGGTGGAAATTCCAGGTCAATGCTCCGGTGAACGGCAGGATCGTCGTTCATGAAAATCGTGCATTCGTGCCGGTGGTTGATGGCTCCCTGTATGCCGTCGATATTGAGCAGGGAGATGTTCTCTGGACGCTTCCCGGCGAGGCGTTGCTTGACGGACGTCCCACCGTTCGTGGGGCGGCGGGAGTGACACTTACCGGCTTCGACCAGCTCGTTTATGGCCGCTGGGATGCGCGGGTAGTTGCCGTGCAGGCATCTACCGGAAAAGTCCTCTGGTCACGGGAACTGGCAAAACGCGGAATTGCCGGACGAGGCATAGATCTTTATGACACCGACTTCCATATGGGGAACTATCTGGGATCCAGTTACTTCACGACCGCCTCCCGGTTGATCGGCCGGATTCGCGATGACGACGGGATCGTGCTCTGGCAGAAGGATTTCAAGGCGACCAGCGGCGCGGCGGTTGATCCGGCTGCCGGCATTGTCGCCGCGGGAAACCAGAACGGTGAGTTGAAGGCATGGAGTCTTGATGGGACAGAAAGATGGCTCGCCGAGCCTTTCCGGTTCCGGCCATGCGGTAAATGGGACTACTTCAAGATGTTTTTCATCTGGAGTCTGGACTGCAACCAGCGTCCCGATGGTATTTTCGGACAGCCGGTTGTGATTGAAGGACTCATCGCCGTTCCCCGCAGCAACGGCGATATCCGGTTCTATGACCCTGAAACAGGGCAGCTTGTCTCGACGCGCGAAGCGCGTGGGGCCCTGTGGGGGTACCTTGGCTCCGATCTGGAGCGGGGGTTGCTGGCGGTGGTGGACAACAAGGGCACGCTATACGTTATTCGTGTCAGCCGGGCGGGACGATAG
- the yidC gene encoding membrane protein insertase YidC yields MKDETRHRLFIILSMAVIIGWYALVVPPRKPAQSPVKDDKTAPTTQITDAQPVPAAGAPDDSSSSPESLQPVTALEREILVDTQLYTAVVTTQGGILRRFELKSYQSNDRSGLKDIIDQSVVHPPLFARIRGLKAAEQGDHLPYVYDGPSEIMLAGKTEEVRLPLRYRDSAGVEVHKDIFFSPTTYSVRAEYRVIAPAVTTARKFQPVYVLALDHSKAPKTSTARMGTHAIVGASGTDRHEFGALADKSIKITDDPRFAGFEDHYFLTAILPENPKHSALIASRTSPSQWETAVEGPELLAGTDAATAEVSAVRYYLGPKTDAALLAVDQKLEAAINYGFGQTLIKPIAKFLLLLLRIFHGVAGDWGLAILMLTVIVRVALFPLAIKQFHSMQAMATLKPKMDALKEKYKDDKVALNQATMDLFREHKVNPLSGCLPILPQIPIFLGLYVSLDTSLELRHAAFLGTWIQDLAIHDPYYVLPLITCATMAISMKLTPSQMDPIQQKVMMIMPIVMFFLFMNIAAGLVLYWSASNVFSIGQQLYFNARNKRLSAAREQDPSAQVVPTTAKEVSGEPAGPRNRKKPRR; encoded by the coding sequence GTGAAAGACGAAACCCGCCACCGCCTGTTCATCATCCTGTCGATGGCTGTTATTATTGGCTGGTATGCCTTGGTGGTACCACCGAGAAAGCCGGCACAGAGTCCCGTCAAGGACGACAAGACTGCCCCGACCACCCAAATTACCGATGCTCAACCGGTGCCTGCTGCCGGGGCACCCGATGATAGTTCAAGTTCCCCGGAGTCGCTTCAGCCGGTCACAGCTCTGGAGCGCGAAATACTTGTTGATACACAACTCTATACGGCCGTTGTTACCACCCAAGGCGGGATTCTCCGGCGGTTTGAACTCAAGTCGTATCAGTCGAATGACCGCTCAGGACTCAAGGATATTATCGACCAGTCGGTTGTTCACCCTCCCCTGTTTGCCCGCATCCGAGGGCTCAAGGCGGCTGAACAGGGTGACCATTTACCTTACGTGTACGATGGCCCTTCCGAAATCATGCTGGCCGGAAAGACCGAAGAAGTCCGCCTGCCACTTCGTTACCGGGATTCAGCTGGCGTAGAAGTCCATAAGGATATCTTTTTCAGCCCGACGACTTACAGCGTCAGAGCAGAGTACCGGGTTATTGCACCTGCCGTCACTACCGCCAGAAAGTTCCAGCCCGTTTACGTCCTCGCACTCGATCATTCCAAGGCACCCAAAACATCGACGGCACGCATGGGAACCCATGCAATCGTCGGTGCATCCGGCACTGATCGCCATGAGTTTGGCGCCCTCGCCGACAAGAGCATAAAAATCACCGATGATCCCCGCTTCGCCGGTTTCGAGGATCACTACTTCCTGACGGCAATTCTGCCGGAAAATCCCAAGCATTCGGCGCTGATCGCATCACGCACATCCCCTAGCCAGTGGGAGACCGCTGTGGAAGGTCCGGAATTGCTGGCTGGAACCGATGCCGCTACGGCCGAGGTCTCGGCGGTCCGGTACTATCTCGGACCTAAAACCGACGCGGCCCTGCTTGCTGTAGATCAAAAGCTGGAAGCAGCCATCAACTACGGATTTGGCCAGACTCTGATCAAGCCCATAGCGAAATTCCTGCTTCTGCTTCTCCGGATATTTCATGGCGTCGCAGGTGACTGGGGACTGGCCATCCTGATGCTCACAGTCATCGTCCGCGTTGCATTGTTCCCGCTCGCCATCAAGCAGTTTCACTCGATGCAGGCAATGGCGACACTCAAGCCGAAAATGGATGCACTCAAGGAGAAGTACAAAGACGACAAGGTGGCATTGAACCAGGCCACCATGGACCTGTTCCGGGAGCATAAGGTCAATCCGCTATCCGGCTGTCTTCCGATTCTTCCGCAGATACCGATATTCCTGGGGTTGTATGTCAGTCTGGATACCTCACTGGAACTCCGGCACGCCGCATTCCTGGGCACCTGGATCCAGGATCTGGCGATTCACGACCCATACTATGTTCTGCCGCTGATTACCTGCGCGACCATGGCGATCTCCATGAAACTGACGCCTTCTCAAATGGACCCAATCCAGCAGAAAGTCATGATGATCATGCCCATCGTGATGTTTTTCCTGTTTATGAATATTGCTGCCGGACTGGTGCTCTACTGGAGCGCATCCAACGTGTTCTCGATTGGTCAGCAGCTTTATTTTAACGCCAGGAACAAGCGGCTCTCTGCCGCACGGGAGCAGGATCCATCAGCCCAGGTGGTGCCGACGACAGCCAAAGAGGTCTCCGGAGAACCGGCAGGCCCACGAAACCGCAAGAAACCGCGCCGCTGA
- the yidD gene encoding membrane protein insertion efficiency factor YidD produces the protein MLALPLILIVQAYQWTIRPLLGNRCRFYPSCSDYSLGAFKRHGAVFGTVLTVRRLACCHPFHPGGVDPVPDRLTLFTRNS, from the coding sequence CTGCTGGCGCTACCGCTCATCCTGATCGTCCAGGCTTACCAATGGACGATCAGGCCGCTGCTGGGAAACCGCTGCCGCTTCTATCCGTCATGCTCTGACTATTCACTTGGAGCGTTCAAACGCCACGGAGCAGTATTCGGAACGGTCCTGACGGTCCGGCGGCTGGCCTGCTGCCATCCGTTTCATCCGGGCGGTGTCGATCCCGTTCCCGACCGGCTCACGCTCTTCACAAGGAACTCATAA